In Microbulbifer salipaludis, a genomic segment contains:
- a CDS encoding 3-deoxy-7-phosphoheptulonate synthase, translating to MTTQQFDDLNVVSQDVLITPEALKSELPVSEVAEASVAAGRAAVRDILDRKDHRLMVVIGPCSVHDVDAAIDYAKRLKTLADKVSDTLLIVMRVYFEKPRTTVGWKGLINDPHLDDSFKIEDGLHIGRKLLLDIAELGLPTSTEALDPISPQYLQDLISWSAIGARTTESQTHREMASGLSSAVGFKNGTDGSLEVAINALQSTANPHRFLGINKKGQVAIIHTAGNKYGHVVLRGGNEKPNYDSVSVAMCEKELEAAGLVPNIMVDCSHANSNKNHELQPLVVDNVTHQILDGNNSIIGIMVESNLKAGNQKISSDRSQMEYGVSVTDKCIDWETTEALLLKMAEQLRAPLKARQG from the coding sequence ATGACCACGCAGCAGTTCGACGACCTGAATGTCGTCTCCCAGGATGTCCTGATCACACCGGAAGCGCTGAAATCGGAACTGCCCGTCAGCGAGGTTGCCGAAGCCTCGGTCGCCGCCGGTCGCGCCGCGGTGCGCGATATTCTGGACCGCAAAGACCACCGCCTGATGGTGGTGATCGGCCCATGCTCCGTTCACGATGTGGACGCGGCCATTGATTATGCCAAGCGCCTCAAGACGCTGGCCGACAAGGTGTCCGATACCCTGCTGATCGTCATGCGCGTGTACTTTGAAAAGCCCCGCACCACCGTAGGCTGGAAAGGCCTGATCAACGACCCGCATCTAGACGACTCCTTCAAGATCGAAGACGGACTGCACATCGGCCGCAAATTGCTGCTGGATATTGCCGAGCTGGGCCTGCCCACCTCCACGGAAGCACTGGACCCCATTTCGCCCCAGTATCTGCAGGACCTGATCTCCTGGTCCGCCATCGGCGCACGCACCACCGAATCCCAGACCCACCGGGAAATGGCCAGCGGCCTGTCCTCTGCCGTGGGCTTCAAGAACGGCACCGACGGCAGCCTGGAAGTCGCCATCAACGCGCTTCAGTCCACCGCGAACCCGCACCGCTTCCTGGGAATCAACAAAAAAGGCCAGGTGGCCATTATCCACACCGCCGGCAACAAGTACGGCCATGTGGTATTGCGTGGCGGCAACGAAAAGCCCAATTACGACTCCGTCAGTGTGGCCATGTGTGAGAAAGAACTGGAGGCGGCCGGACTGGTACCCAACATCATGGTGGATTGCAGCCATGCCAACTCCAATAAAAATCACGAGCTGCAGCCGCTGGTGGTCGACAACGTCACTCACCAGATTCTCGACGGCAACAATTCCATTATTGGCATCATGGTTGAGAGCAACCTGAAGGCCGGCAACCAGAAAATCAGCAGCGACCGCAGCCAGATGGAATACGGCGTTTCGGTCACCGACAAATGCATCGATTGGGAAACCACGGAAGCGCTGCTGCTGAAAATGGCGGAACAGCTGCGTGCTCCCCTCAAGGCCAGACAAGGCTAA
- a CDS encoding UvrD-helicase domain-containing protein: MTTPVPVDAHERAQALEITESFAVSAPAGSGKTGLLTQRLLKLLGACQQPEEVLAITFTRKAAGEMRERLLDALLDARDNPEPENPHGKITWQLARNLLAHDQQQGWHLLQSPQRLRIQTIDGLCRNIASQLPIDSGLGAPGEPLDQPAIAYEMAIANLLKKLEREELDEDLGRLLLHLDNNLPQVSDMLKTLLEKREQWLEPLLSVHDEVAEDYFTQVIKELINGQLVAFKNCLGSFAGELLQLADYAGSNLQQEKPGHIVGNLAGISALPPCDDTGLTQWLALAELLATGTGTLRKSVNKTIGFPTADKKSPDPERAKAYKERMTALLEAMRDVPEVLNVITEVRTLPAGMDDSQWQILRAMARVLPLLVAELKLVFQQLGSTDFTEVAQAALAALGDSDSPTDVALKLDVQIRHILVDEFQDTSQLQLELLQKLTAGWEPDDGRSLFIVGDGMQSCYGFRNANVGIFLDARNDGIGELPLTPLNLQVNFRSSNAVVDWVNRTFVRAFPPQDNISRGAVRYLDSVAFKPRVWEDEPVNFYGCVDDEDRLQEAEQAVAIVQDLQSRAPEDRIAILVRNKKHLQQILPALTRAGIAYQAQDLAPLASKMVVLDLLSLTRALQDPSDRTSWLAVLRAPWCGLALPDLFTLANFDAGEMGPRDPRVTPIINTLSNPQALAALSSEGRARLERCLPQLQESWQQRGRKPLRVWLEGLWLSLGGPATVADRRELSNAADFFQLLEKHDHGGGIADWPAFEQALEKLFARPAQEARVQVMTIHKSKGLEFEHVLIPGLDKSGGAGGSDQLLRWCSWLNSEAHTRFLLAPKSPHSGKDPLYSYVKHDNSERERLEGTRLLYVGCTRAIHSLHLLACVKSSDKKNEDYKAPSAASLLACIWPTLSDNQDSPWCHWLENEAPTQQPEYRDHSYLLHLPEDWQPSALPREDYLARYRMGDFQRDDSEEANLPELGQVQQRWFRHAGTVAHETLATLTESPARLATPAQQLIEELRPLWQLRLGQLGLNGRSLEKAQEKVEQAIVRTLDCETGRWLLDSKHADSAAELELHSGGRELRRSIIDRTFIDAKGSRWIIDYKTAEPAAAESVETFLANQLEQYRHQLENYRRLFYQRGEKSVRCALYFPLLQHMAELPN; this comes from the coding sequence ATGACAACGCCTGTACCCGTAGATGCCCACGAGCGCGCGCAAGCCCTCGAGATCACCGAGAGCTTTGCGGTGTCGGCGCCCGCCGGCTCCGGCAAGACCGGCCTGCTCACCCAGCGCCTGCTGAAACTGCTCGGCGCCTGTCAGCAGCCCGAAGAAGTGCTCGCCATCACCTTCACCCGCAAAGCCGCCGGCGAAATGCGCGAGCGCCTGCTGGACGCACTGCTGGATGCCCGTGACAATCCGGAACCGGAAAACCCCCACGGCAAAATCACCTGGCAACTGGCGCGGAACCTCCTGGCCCACGACCAGCAACAGGGGTGGCACCTGCTGCAAAGCCCGCAGCGCCTGCGCATCCAGACCATCGACGGCCTGTGCCGCAATATTGCCAGCCAGCTGCCTATCGACAGCGGCCTCGGCGCGCCCGGTGAACCACTGGATCAGCCGGCGATCGCCTACGAGATGGCCATCGCCAACCTGCTCAAAAAACTCGAACGGGAAGAACTCGACGAGGACCTGGGCCGACTGTTACTGCATCTGGACAATAACCTTCCGCAAGTCAGCGATATGCTGAAAACCCTGCTGGAGAAACGGGAACAATGGCTGGAGCCGTTGCTCTCGGTACACGATGAAGTCGCCGAAGATTATTTCACCCAGGTGATCAAGGAGCTGATCAACGGGCAACTGGTTGCTTTCAAGAACTGCCTTGGCAGCTTCGCCGGCGAGCTGCTGCAGCTGGCGGATTACGCCGGCAGCAACCTGCAGCAAGAGAAGCCCGGGCATATTGTCGGCAACCTCGCCGGTATCAGCGCGCTGCCCCCCTGCGACGACACTGGCCTGACACAGTGGCTGGCACTGGCAGAGCTACTGGCAACAGGCACGGGCACCCTGCGCAAGTCCGTGAACAAGACCATCGGCTTCCCCACCGCCGACAAAAAGTCTCCCGACCCCGAGCGGGCGAAAGCGTACAAAGAACGCATGACTGCCCTGCTGGAAGCCATGCGGGATGTGCCCGAAGTACTCAATGTCATCACCGAAGTGCGCACCCTGCCCGCCGGCATGGACGACAGCCAGTGGCAGATACTGCGCGCCATGGCGCGGGTGCTGCCGCTGCTGGTGGCGGAACTCAAGCTGGTATTTCAACAACTGGGGAGCACCGACTTTACCGAGGTGGCGCAGGCGGCACTGGCAGCGCTGGGCGACAGTGATTCCCCCACCGATGTCGCGCTGAAACTGGACGTACAGATCCGCCACATTCTGGTGGACGAGTTTCAGGATACCTCGCAGCTGCAGCTGGAACTGCTGCAGAAACTCACCGCCGGCTGGGAACCCGACGACGGCCGCAGCCTGTTTATCGTGGGCGACGGCATGCAGTCCTGTTACGGATTCCGCAATGCCAACGTGGGTATTTTTCTCGATGCGCGCAATGACGGCATCGGCGAATTGCCGTTGACGCCACTCAACCTGCAGGTGAACTTCCGCTCCAGCAATGCGGTGGTGGACTGGGTCAACCGCACGTTTGTCCGCGCGTTCCCCCCTCAGGACAATATCAGCCGCGGCGCGGTGCGCTACCTGGATTCGGTGGCCTTCAAACCCCGGGTATGGGAAGACGAACCGGTAAACTTCTACGGTTGCGTGGACGACGAAGACCGCTTGCAGGAAGCCGAACAGGCGGTTGCTATTGTGCAAGACCTGCAGTCCCGGGCACCGGAAGATCGCATAGCAATACTGGTGCGCAATAAAAAACACCTGCAACAGATTCTGCCCGCACTGACCCGCGCCGGCATCGCCTATCAGGCCCAGGACCTGGCCCCCCTCGCCAGTAAAATGGTCGTACTCGACCTCCTGAGCCTCACGCGCGCGCTACAGGATCCCAGCGACCGCACCAGCTGGTTGGCCGTACTGCGCGCGCCCTGGTGCGGGCTGGCATTACCGGACCTGTTTACACTCGCCAATTTCGATGCGGGCGAAATGGGCCCCCGCGATCCCCGGGTAACCCCCATTATCAATACGCTCAGTAATCCGCAAGCCCTTGCGGCACTGAGCAGCGAGGGCCGCGCACGGCTGGAGCGCTGCCTGCCGCAGTTGCAGGAAAGCTGGCAGCAACGGGGGCGCAAGCCGCTGCGCGTGTGGCTAGAAGGCCTGTGGCTCTCCCTCGGGGGTCCCGCTACTGTTGCCGACCGGCGTGAGCTGAGTAACGCCGCCGACTTCTTCCAGCTGCTTGAGAAGCATGACCACGGCGGCGGTATCGCCGACTGGCCCGCGTTCGAGCAGGCGCTGGAAAAACTCTTCGCCCGCCCGGCACAGGAAGCGCGGGTGCAGGTTATGACCATTCACAAATCCAAGGGGCTGGAGTTCGAGCATGTGCTGATTCCCGGGCTGGACAAGTCCGGTGGTGCGGGTGGCAGCGACCAGCTGCTGCGCTGGTGCAGCTGGCTCAACAGCGAGGCCCACACCCGCTTCCTGCTCGCGCCGAAAAGCCCGCACAGCGGCAAAGATCCGCTGTATAGCTACGTCAAGCACGACAACAGTGAACGCGAACGTCTGGAGGGCACACGCCTGCTTTATGTAGGCTGCACCCGCGCCATTCACAGCCTGCACCTGCTGGCCTGCGTAAAATCCTCTGACAAGAAAAACGAAGACTACAAGGCACCCAGCGCCGCTTCACTGCTGGCCTGTATCTGGCCGACGCTAAGCGACAACCAGGACAGCCCCTGGTGCCACTGGCTGGAGAACGAGGCCCCGACCCAACAACCGGAATACCGGGATCACAGCTATCTGCTGCACCTGCCCGAGGACTGGCAGCCGTCCGCTCTCCCGCGCGAGGACTATCTCGCCCGCTACCGCATGGGCGACTTCCAGCGCGATGACAGTGAAGAGGCCAACCTGCCGGAACTCGGACAGGTGCAACAACGCTGGTTCCGCCACGCGGGTACCGTCGCCCACGAAACCCTGGCCACGCTCACCGAATCTCCCGCGCGCCTTGCGACACCCGCGCAGCAGCTCATCGAGGAATTGCGCCCGCTGTGGCAACTGCGCCTTGGCCAACTCGGGCTGAATGGCAGGAGCCTGGAAAAGGCACAGGAGAAAGTGGAACAGGCCATTGTGCGTACGCTGGACTGCGAAACCGGGCGCTGGCTACTGGATTCCAAGCACGCTGATAGCGCCGCAGAACTCGAACTACACAGTGGTGGACGCGAGCTCAGGCGCAGCATCATCGACCGTACGTTTATCGATGCAAAGGGCAGCCGCTGGATCATCGATTACAAAACGGCAGAACCCGCCGCTGCCGAGTCTGTGGAGACGTTTTTGGCCAACCAGCTGGAGCAATACCGCCATCAGCTGGAAAACTACCGCCGGCTGTTTTACCAGCGCGGCGAAAAGTCTGTACGCTGTGCGCTCTACTTCCCGCTATTGCAGCACATGGCGGAACTGCCCAACTGA